The Streptomyces tubercidicus DNA segment GAGGGCCGCATCAAGTTCGCCGTCGAGGTCACCAAGGCCGTCACCGCCAAGATCGGCCCCCAGCGCACCGGCCTGCGGATCTCGCCTGGCACCACGTTCAACGACATTGCGGAGACCGACCTGGAGGCGACCTACACCGCCCTGGTCGAGGCGATCGAGCCGCTCGGCCTGGCGTACCTGCACGTCGTGGAGAGCGCCCCGGACCACCGCGAGCTGACCCTCACCCTGCGCAAGCGCTTCTCGGGCGCCTTCGTGCTCAACCCGTCTACCGAGGGCCCGACCAGCCACGACGCGCTCACCCTGATCGAGGACGGCACCGCGGACCTCGTCTCCTTCGGTGCGCTGTTCCTCGCCAACCCGGACCTGCCGGCCCGCCTCAGGACTCAAGGACCGTACAACACGCCCGATCAGGCCACCTTCTACGGCGGTGACCACATCGGTTACACCGACTACCCCGCTCTGACCGGCTGATCAGCCATCTGCGCTGATCACACGTCCACACACGCAGTCAGGGCCCGAGCCCGCCGCTCCCACGACAAACGCCGAGGCCACAACGCCCAGTTGCGGTTGAGGCAGCTCGCGGCCACAGAAAGCCATCCGTACCGGCGCATGCATGGCGTGCGCCCGCAAATGATCACTGAAGAGGTTTCTCATCATGTCCAAGGTTCTCGTTGTCGTAGGTCACCCCGACCTGTCCCAGTCGAAGCACAATGCGGCGCTGGTGGACGCCGTCCGCGATCTGGCCCATGTCACCGTGCACGACCTCTACGCCGCCTACCCCGACTTCCAGGTCGACGCCGATGCCGAGCAGGCGCTGCTGGCCGAGCACGATGTGATCGTCTTCCAGCACCCGGTGTACTGGTACAACACCCCTCCCCTGTTCCGGCAGTGGCAGGACACCGTTCTCACCCATCGCTGGGCCTTCACCTACGACGGCACCCCCTCACAGCTGGCCGGCAAGAAGGCCATCGTCGCCGTCACCGCCGGCGCCGCCGCCGACGCCTACACCCCCGAGGGCTGGATCAAGACCACCCTTGAGCCCCTCCTCAGCAATTGGGACGCGACCCTGCGACTGTGCCAGTTCGACATCCAGCCGATGTTCAAGCTGTACGGCACCACCTGCGGCCTCACCGACGAGGGCCTGGCCACCGCCGCAAAGCAGTACAACGAACTGCTCACCTCCTTCGCCGCCTGACCACGCCCTCACGACCCCCGCCTGACAGACAGACGCTCGGACTGCCGACTGGCCGGCTGGAGAAGGACTGACGCCCCGGCGATTCCTGACCCGTCACACCCGACCAACCCCCATCCATTCACATATCTCCCTGATCACTGAAGAGGTTCCTCATCATGTCCAAGGTTCTCGTCGTCGTGGGCCATCCCGACTTGTCCCAGTCGAAGCACAATGCGGCGCTGGTGGACGCCGTCCGCGATCTGACCCATGTCACCGTGCACGACCTCTACGCCGCCTACCCCGACTTCCAGATCGACGCCGATGCCGAGCGGACGCTGCTGGCCGAACACGATGTGATCGTCTTCCAGCACCCGGTGTACTGGTACAACACCCCTCCCCTGTTCCGGCAGTGGCAGGACACCGTTCTCACCCATCGCTGGGCCTTCACCTACGACGGCACCCCCTCACAGCTGGCCGGCAAGAAGGCCATCGTCGCCATCACCTCCGGCGGCCCCGCCGAGAGCTACACCCCCGAAGGCATGAACAAAGCCACCATCGAGACCCTCCTCAGCAGCTGGGACGCGACCCTCCGGCTGTGCCAGTTCGACATCCAGCCGATGTTCAAGCTGCACGGCACCGCCTTCGGCGCCTCCGAGGACCTGGCCACCACCGCCAAGCAGTACAACGAACTGCTCGCCTCCTTCGCCTGACCGCGCCCTCACGCCCCTGCCTGACAGACAGACGGACTGCAAGCTGACTGGAGGAGGAAGGGCAGGGCCGCCGCTGCGTCGTTCGACGCGAGGCCCCGCTGCGCCATCGGGCCGCAGCGGGGCCAACCCCGGCCGCGGTTGATGACAGCACGAGACCCCGGGCGTCTGCCCTGACGTCCCGGGGCCTCTCTGCACTTCGTGTGTCCGGCCGGTTCAACGACCAGCCGAAGGCGGTGTCACTCCCACTCCATGCCGAACTCCCGGAGTGCGGCGCGTTGGGGCTGGATGAGCTGGTCGCGGCGGCGCGCTCGGCACGCTGCCCGCGCTACTGGAACCGGACGGAGAGCGCCGCCCCGGCTAACGTGCCCAGGATCGCGATCACGGACTGCCACGTGAAACGAAACCTCCAGAATCCCGCTCTCAGCACCTCAGTTGGTGGGGTTGGGGCCGATGGTGGGAGTCTCGGTGGCCGCCGTGCCTGAGTTCGGCGTCGCCGTGCCCGAGGGAGCCCCCGTGCCCGAGGGAGTTTCCGTGGGGGCTGACGTCGTGTCAGTCGGTCCTTCACTGGGGCCCGGCGACGTCCGGTACGGGCTTGGTGCCTGCGAAGTTGGGTCCGTGCCCCTCGGGTTCGGTATCTGCGAAGTCGATTCCGTGTCACTCGGGCTCGGTGTCCGGACGTCTGACGGCCCTGGCTTGGGGGTGAGCGGCCGGTCGGCGGGCGGCACACTGCGGCTGCCAGGCAGGGCGGAGATCACCAGAAAGAAGGCCACGGCCACTACCGCGACCACGGCTGCCGCGACCACCGGCAGTGCCGCCCGGCGGACCCGTCTCCGCTGTCGCCCCTGTCGTATGGCGCGGGCGACATCCACCCCTGGCCCCCCGGGCCCCGGTTCGAGATCGCGCAGTGGGGAGAGCAGATGGGCCGCTTCCCGTTCCAGTTCATCGTCGTGCACGGCCGCTACGCCTCCCTCATGGACGCCGCGGATGCGGGCAGTTGACCGCCGAGTTGGGCACGCAGCCGGGTGAGGCCGCGGGCGGACTGGCTCTTCACGTTTCCCTCCGAACAGCCGAGGATCCCAGCCACCTCTGCCACAGGAAGATCGCACAAGTAGCGCAGCACGAGCACGGCGCGCTGCCGGGCCGGGACGCGCGAGAGTGCCGTGTGGACGACGGTGCGCGTCTCGATGTCCGGCACGCCTTCGGCGGGCGGCAGCTCCGGGGTTTCGTGCGGGGCTCCTGACAGGCGCACGCGCGCCCATGCGAGCCGCTGTTCGTTGAGGAAGCACCGGACGAGCATGGTGTGCACATAGCGGTCCAGGTCGTCGGCTGCGCTGGCGCGCCGCCAGTGGACGTACAGCTTGGTGAGGGTTGTCTGCACGACGTCGTCGGCGCGGTGGGGGTCCTTGCAGAGCAGGTGTGCGATGCGGCGGAGCGTGGGCAGCCTGGCGGAGACGTACTCCGTGTACGCCTGCTCGGCCTCGATACGGTCCTTGGGTCCGATCTCGGTCATGTCTTGCCGCTCACACTTTCGCGTTCAGGCCGCTTTCGATCCAGCGCTGGTGCCCCTGTGCACCTGCCACACCCAGACGCCGCCGATCCACCGTCCTGGTGTCCCCATCAGCCGCTGCACAGTGAGACGTAGCGCCTGGTCTCCCGGTTGCGGAGCGAGCACGACCGCTCCCGCCCGCCAGAAGCGCAGGTCCTTGCGGGCTTCCCGGCGCTGCGCCGGGCTGATGTCCGGGATCTGGCCGGTGCGGCTGACTTCCCTCAGGAGGGTGGAGGTGGAGCGGGGCACCGGGCCGTAGATGCCGGTCCGGTCGGGCCCGTACGGTCCGTTGAAGTAGCCGCCGGGCAGCGGAAAGCCGAGGCCGGCGGAGGTCTGCCAGTGCAGGGCTTCCGTGCGGCCGGGGTCGGGCAGCGGCACGGGGACGAGAGTGCGGCCCTCCGGTACGAACGCGCGCCAGGTGCCATCGGCTACGAAAGAGGGGACGGCGGGACGGTCGACGGTGGCCAGCGGCGTGGGCACGATCGGGAGGAGTGCGGCGGCGACTGCCCCCCCCAACCCACGGCCCTCAGCGCCCGGTCGTCGACGGCAACGCGCCCGGTGGAGTCGACAGGCCGGGCCTGGGCGTCCCAGCGGTCGCAGGCGAGGGCCAGGAGGATGCCGAGCGCGGGTACCGCCGCCATCGCCATCCGCGATTCGATGACCGACTCGAACAGCGGGAGGTCGTGGAGCAGCAGCCATGGCCCCGGCAGCGTGACGTCCGTGCCCGGCACCGGGATCGTGCGGCCCAGGGACAGCAGCACCGCCCCGAAGGCGACCGTCGCCAGCCCCCGGACCCGAGCATCCCGCCACCGCCACACCACCACCACGACGGTCAGCACGGCGAGCGGCCAGCCGAAGAAGGCGTTCTGCTCGGTGCGGTTGAGGGCGAGGGCGTCGGCCGTGGCCGGGTTGCCCGCCAGCGAGCGGCCCGCGAACTCCACCAGTGCACGCGGCGAGTTGCCCGTCGAGCCGTGCAGCACACTGGTGTAGCTCTGGGCGCCGAAGAACTGCCGGCCGAGCGGGTAGGTGAGCAGCAGCAAAGAGACACCCGCGGCGACGGCCAGGCCGCGGGCAAGGGAGCGCCAGACCGTCCGAGCGGCGGCGGGGCGCGCGGCCGCGTAGCCCACCGCGAAGAGCAACAGGCCCATGGCTGCCAGCAGCAGCGCCTCCTCACCGAGGAAGATCTGGTAGGTCAGGAGGAGGCCGAGGACCACACCGTCCCGGACGGTACGGCGGCGAGTGGTTCCGCCACTGTCGTCATGGCCGCCACCGTCCCGGCCGCGCGCCTCGCACAGCCGCAGCAGCCGGTCGATGATCAGCGGCATCATGAACAGCACAGCGAAGTTCGGGTGCGCGTTGGCGTGCGAGATCATCGGCGGTGCGAAGGCGCACAGGGCCCCGCCGAGCGCGGCAGCCCGGCGCGACCGTACGCATCGCTTGAGGAGCAGCCAGTACCAGGCGGCCGCGGTCGCGGCCAGGCCGCCGGTCAGCACCAGCGCCCAGGTCGCGGCGGCTCCGAAGAGCGCGGTGACGGGCGCCAGCGGGACGGACAGCCCGAGCATGGCGGTGTTCGCCATCAGGTTCACACCCAGCGGATGGTTCTGCAGGGTGGTGAAGAACGGGTCGTGCAACCCGAAGACATGGTGTGCGGTGACCGCGAAGAACCACTCCCACTGGTTCTGGTCCTGCCCGCTGTCGGCCAGGTAGCTCCCGCCAAGGTCGGCCCACAGCCCCTTGAAGAGCCATACGGACACCAGCAGATAGCCGAGCACCACGACCCGGTCGGCGGGCCGCATCATTCGCAGGGCTCCGCGCGCCCGCAGCCGCACCAGTTCCAGGAGGACTCCGGCGTAGTCCAGCGCGCGCACCTTGGACCCCGCCTGGTGCGCCCAGCGCACCGGTACCTCGGCCACCGGCCACTTCGCCTCGTGGAACATCCGCAGAATCTCCACGTCGATGCCCCAGCCGTCGACCCGCTACCGCCCGAAGACCGCGCGTGCCTGGTCGCCGTCGAAGAGCTTGAAGCCACACTGCGTATCACGGACACCGGGCACGGCGACCGCCCGTATCACCCGGTTTCCCACCCGGCCGAGCAGCTTCCGCAGCGGATGCTGGCACACCTCGACGTGTACGTCCCCCTGAGCGCGGGACCCGATCGCGGCGGCGTAACCCGCGTCGAGCTGATCATGCAGCAGGGCCAACTCCTCGATGGGAGTGGCCAGATCGGCGTCGGTCACCAACACCCGTCCGCCCCGCGAGGCGAGCACCCCCAGGCGCACCGCGTGGCCCTTGCCGTGGTTGCGCGCGGGCGGGGCAGGCAGTCCGGACGGCGACCCCACCAGCCGGATCCTCGGCTCGGCCGCCGCCGCCTCGCGGACAGCGGCCGCGGTGGGGTCCGTGGAACCGTCGTCGACGACGATCAGCTCCCAGCCGGCGTGCCGGCCGGGAGAGGAACGCAGATAGCGGCAGATCGCATCGAGGGTCCGAGGCAGCCGGTGCTCCTCGTTGTACGCGGGCACCACCACCGTCAGGTCGACGGTGCCGGCCGTCGGCACGCCGTGGGCGGCATGGAGGGAAGAAGAGTGCAACACGCCTCGGTGACCACGCCGGACCGCCGGCGGGTTGCATGTCCTGCGTCACACTCCCCTTGCGGTGCCTGCCCCTTCGCCGAAGCAGCCGACGCGTGCTGAGCTCGAACGTCGCATGGCTGCCCCGGAGAACGAGCACCAGCGCCATCGAGTCTGAGCCCTCGACCTGACGGGCGGACCTGACAACCCGTACTGCCTAACGTTCTTGAGTCCCTCCGGTGTCCGCCTCCTCATCGATCGCTAGCCACTGTCGCGTAGCGGCGAGCCGCTCGGGCACCGACTGCGCGCGGACGAGCACCGCTTCTTGTTCGCCCTACGCTTCACGCCCGTCCATCCCATCAAGGTGAATACCGGGGAGAGATGGACGTGATGCTTCTGGAGGGGTGGCCGAACCCGATGTCGGCGCCTTGGGCCTTGTCCAGGCGCTCGGCGATGGAGGAGCGGGCGTCGACGACCGCGCGCAGGGCGCCCCTCATGCTCTCCCGTGGAAGCGAGGGATCGCGCGGTGACGGCAACGGCCAGAGCGGATACGGCTGTTGGGGCCCTTCCCGCCCCGGCGCGGGCGGATGGCGAGTTCAGCGGTAGCCGGTCGGTCTTTTCAACGGTGTCGGTGCTGAAGAACCAGTCGGCCGACCAGCGCACCGCCGAACACCACCACGCCCACACCGACCAGCCAGGACTGGACGACCAGGACGGTTCCGATGGCGCCGTAGGTGACCGCGCTGGATGCGATCAACGGCGAGAAGACGAGCCGGGAGAATCCCCGGAGACCGATCAGCCCGATCATCGTAGCCACCGCGCCGGGCAGCAGGGCGCCCCAGCCGACCCGCCCACCGAGCAGCATCCGCTGCGACCACCAGAAGAACAGCACAGCGCTCAGCAGTGCGGCCGACGTGAGGGCCAAGGACTGTCGCCACAGCGTGGTGGTGGCGGACATGAAGAGGTACCCGACGAGTACGACGAGCCACAGCACATGCCGCCACCGGGCATACCAGCGCGCCGGCGAGAGCTCCCAGACCCTCTCGTAGCCGGTCTGCACCGCCGACCCCAACGACAGACCGAAGACAGCAAGGGTGGCAAGGCCAAACGCGGTCGTGGTCCGTGCCGCCTGGCCAGGCCGGGTGAACAGCTGCCCGATCTGCTCACTGGAAGTCGTCGACACACCGATCCCCTCCCCCAGCCACTGCGCGAACCCCCGCCCGTGCGTCGGATCACCCACGGAGACCACGATCAGCAGCGGCACCAGCGTGAGGAACCCGAGCGCCGCAAAACCCAGTGACCGCGACCCCAGCTCCAGCTCACGGCCCCGTCTCCATCCGCGCCCGACCGGCGAACGCCGCATCCCACGGCGCAGCCGTCCGAACAGAGAGGAATGGCCCGCTGCATCAGAAGCCTTCATCGGTGTGCCTGTCGACTGGACGGCCGACGATGTCGCCGCACTCTCACGGGCTGTCAGGAGTCACGCTGCGCGCCGGGGGAGAAG contains these protein-coding regions:
- a CDS encoding NAD(P)H-dependent oxidoreductase, producing the protein MSKVLVVVGHPDLSQSKHNAALVDAVRDLAHVTVHDLYAAYPDFQVDADAEQALLAEHDVIVFQHPVYWYNTPPLFRQWQDTVLTHRWAFTYDGTPSQLAGKKAIVAVTAGAAADAYTPEGWIKTTLEPLLSNWDATLRLCQFDIQPMFKLYGTTCGLTDEGLATAAKQYNELLTSFAA
- a CDS encoding NAD(P)H-dependent oxidoreductase, yielding MSKVLVVVGHPDLSQSKHNAALVDAVRDLTHVTVHDLYAAYPDFQIDADAERTLLAEHDVIVFQHPVYWYNTPPLFRQWQDTVLTHRWAFTYDGTPSQLAGKKAIVAITSGGPAESYTPEGMNKATIETLLSSWDATLRLCQFDIQPMFKLHGTAFGASEDLATTAKQYNELLASFA
- a CDS encoding SigE family RNA polymerase sigma factor — its product is MTEIGPKDRIEAEQAYTEYVSARLPTLRRIAHLLCKDPHRADDVVQTTLTKLYVHWRRASAADDLDRYVHTMLVRCFLNEQRLAWARVRLSGAPHETPELPPAEGVPDIETRTVVHTALSRVPARQRAVLVLRYLCDLPVAEVAGILGCSEGNVKSQSARGLTRLRAQLGGQLPASAASMREA
- a CDS encoding glycosyltransferase; translation: MLHSSSLHAAHGVPTAGTVDLTVVVPAYNEEHRLPRTLDAICRYLRSSPGRHAGWELIVVDDGSTDPTAAAVREAAAAEPRIRLVGSPSGLPAPPARNHGKGHAVRLGVLASRGGRVLVTDADLATPIEELALLHDQLDAGYAAAIGSRAQGDVHVEVCQHPLRKLLGRVGNRVIRAVAVPGVRDTQCGFKLFDGDQARAVFGR
- a CDS encoding YhjD/YihY/BrkB family envelope integrity protein, which translates into the protein MKASDAAGHSSLFGRLRRGMRRSPVGRGWRRGRELELGSRSLGFAALGFLTLVPLLIVVSVGDPTHGRGFAQWLGEGIGVSTTSSEQIGQLFTRPGQAARTTTAFGLATLAVFGLSLGSAVQTGYERVWELSPARWYARWRHVLWLVVLVGYLFMSATTTLWRQSLALTSAALLSAVLFFWWSQRMLLGGRVGWGALLPGAVATMIGLIGLRGFSRLVFSPLIASSAVTYGAIGTVLVVQSWLVGVGVVVFGGALVGRLVLQHRHR